A genomic window from Lotus japonicus ecotype B-129 chromosome 1, LjGifu_v1.2 includes:
- the LOC130724584 gene encoding replication protein A 70 kDa DNA-binding subunit C-like yields the protein MLKTLITIASVLVIIGATNMFMVPVQAKQGGGWSTRRTTVSVVNGLVPDTTVLTVHYFLIVGPILYLGSYGSMIAIARKGLMSKFKSELREGKVYTITYFSVLSNSGGFMASEHDYKIMFNEKTRAAIEEAIGIPMTKYSFKDTDQILATGGDYDFLIDVIGLVTNVSSEKKYPKAGNVTRMIELELTDYKGKINCALFGHFVDVVKQHLAADRQMPVVVLQFMKIKTFMGDVVIQNVMNATVLLWNPAIPEAVSFHNGLALHGIDADLPLAEAVDSDDVPVITLEDEFLKLYPRKDIRELNDTAEDGIFIVMANISGLVEGEKWWYSACSCHKVVTVEDGISYCPGCSKVVLSVTPRFRIKLEVDDGLGCGVFVVFDTDCQQLLNKTCKELIMASKGKAAKDYPNEIKSIIGRQILFKVQKSSGHGATFDDSYKVKKICTDVVMVENFKDNSRVQTPTKMISSPKFSKLSGGELDNNGDSSAKLSEIGPSVVSLDEISPTDGSVICSSVQSAGSDLSSNKPAKRLRIRPVKLEKDYAL from the exons ATGTTGAAGACCTTGATTACAATTGCTTCTGTATTGGTGATTATTGGAGCAACAAACATGTTTATGGTCCCTGTGCAGGCTAAACAAGGTGGTGGTTGGAGCACTCGTAGGACAACAGTGAGTGTTGTGAATGGGCTGGTTCCTGATACTACTGTTCTTACTGTCCATT attTCTTGATAGTTGGGCCTATTTTGTATTTGGGCTCCTATGGTTCAATGATAG CCATTGCTCGGAAGGGTCTGATGTCCAAATTCAAGAGCGAGCTCCGTGAAGGCAAAGTTTACACCATCACTTATTTCTCAGTTCTATCAAACAGTGGCGGTTTTATGGCTTCTGAGCATGATTACAAGATTATGTTCAATGAAAAAACTAGGGCTGCAATTGAAGAAGCAATTGGAATCCCAATGACTAAATACTCCTTCAAGGACACTGATCAGATATTGGCTACTGGTGGTGATTATGACTTTTTAATTG ATGTGATTGGATTAGTTACCAATGTATCAAGTGAGAAGAAATATCCTAAGGCTGGCAATGTAACACGGATGATAGAGCTGGAGCTGACAGATTATAA AGGGAAGATTAACTGTGCTCTATTTGGCCACTTTGTTGATGTTGTAAAACAACATCTTGCTGCTGATCGCCAAATGCCTGTTGTAGTTCTTCAATTTATGAAGATCAAGACATTCATGG GCGATGTTGTAATTCAGAATGTCATGAATGCTACTGTCCTACTATGGAATCCAGCTATACCTGAAGCTGTCTCATTTCATAATGG GTTGGCCCTTCATGGAATCGATGCCGATTTGCCTCTAGCTGAAGctgttgattctgatgatgtaCCAGTGATCACCTTAGAGGATGAATTTCTAAAGCTGTATCCTAGGAAAGACATCAGGGAACTCAATGATACTGCTGAG GatggtatttttattgttaTGGCGAATATATCTGGTCTGGTTGAAGGGGAAAAGTGGTGGTACTCTGCCTGTAGTTGTCATAAGGTTGTGACTGTGGAAGATGGAATCTCTTATTGTCCTGGCTGTTCCAAAGTTGTGCTAAGTGTTACTCCAAG ATTCAGAATCAAATTAGAAGTTGATGATGGTCTTGGCTGCGGTGTATTTGTTGTTTTTGACACAGATTGCCAACAATTGCTGAACAAGACCTGCAAGGAACTGATCATGGCTTCCAAG GGGAAGGCTGCAAAAGATTACCCAAATGAGATTAAGTCCATCATTGGAAGACAGATTTTATTTAAGGTGCAGAAATCAAGTGGCCATGGTGCCACTTTTGATGACTCCTACAAAGTGAAGAAAATATGTACTGATGTCGTTATGGTTGAGAATTTCAAGGACAATTCCAGAGTTCAAACTCCCACCAAG ATGATCAGCAGCCCCAAATTTTCTAAGTTGTCTGGTGGGGAACTTGATAACAATGGTGACTCTTCTGCAAAACTATCTGAAATAGGTCCCAGTGTTGTATCCCTTGATGAAATTTCTCCCACTGATGGATCTGTTATCTGCTCTTCTGTTCAGAGTGCTGGTAGTGACCTGAGTTCTAACAAACCTGCTAAGAGATTGAGGATCAGGCCTGTGAAGTTGGAGAAGGACTACGCGTTGTAG
- the LOC130731602 gene encoding uncharacterized protein LOC130731602, with the protein MRQFGFIQDIPRHPSEIQTTGSLAETTDAAYAEFEPHLRPQGIPATYPGEAVEGYMRWYSRVSHVFIIPEDRREELSAVSAIRRGVELLEQSLEVPGALAPGTQPRILTERPLDLFRRSSFVGTQGVAFSAIRGAASAGGRARGGRTRGGRARGGRPRGGGARGGRARGEGDPGEGVRGGRARGPRGRRGRGRGE; encoded by the exons atgcgccagtttggcttcatacaggacatccctcgacacccctctgagatccagacgacggggtcccttgctgagaccacagatgctgcctatgctgagtttgagccgcacctccgccctcaggggatacctgctacatatccgggagaggcggtggagggttacatgaggtggtatagcagagtgtcccatgtgttcatcatccctgaggataggagggaggagcttagtgccgtg tctgccatacgtaggggtgtggagttgttggagcagtccCTGGAGGTGCCAGGTGCTCTTGCTCCAGGGACACAGCCCCGAATCCTCACGGAGAGGCCGCTCGATCTCTTTCGACGGAGTTCCTTCGTTGGTACCCAGGGAGTTGCCTTTTCTGCTATTCGAGGAGCCGCATCTgcgggaggcagagctcgtggaggcagaactcgtggaggcagagctcgtggaggccgaccccgtggaggcggagctcgtggaggcagagctcgtggagagggTGATCCTGGAGAGGGTGTTCGTGGAGGTCGAGCTCGTGGACCCAGAGGTCGCAGGGGGCGGGGTCGGGGAGAGTGA
- the LOC130731603 gene encoding uncharacterized protein LOC130731603, with translation MKWVRDISMANNFVLVTTKSDSGAKGRKEYVILGCEKHGAYIPYREPDLVEGTSIQKTGCPFRLKGRRTKDDKGWWLKVMDGRHIHLAAESLVGHNYAGRLNSEAKEDVINQAKTWVPP, from the coding sequence atgaaatgggttcgcgacatttctatggcaaataattttgttttggtgacaacaaagtctgatagtggtgcgaagggaagaaaagaatatgtcattctggggtgtgagaagcatggtgcgtatattccctacagagaaccggatcttgttgaaggaacgtcaatacaaaagacaggttgtccttttaggctaaaaggacgacgtacgaaagatgataaaggttggtggttgaaggtgatggacggtagacacatccatctcgcagctgagtcactagttggccacaattacgctggtagactgaatagtgaggcgaaggaggacgtgataaatcaggctaagacttgggttccaccttga